A region from the Geobacter benzoatilyticus genome encodes:
- a CDS encoding valine--tRNA ligase: MADKELAKVYEPKAVEEAWYATWTDKGYFRADAVSDKPSYSIVIPPPNVTGALHMGHALNNTLQDILCRWKRMCGYNVLWMPGTDHAGIATQNVVERQLAAEGKDRHELGREAFIERVWKWKAESGGQIIGQLKRLGASCDWERERFTMDEGLSRAVREVFVRLYEEGLIYRDNRLINWCPRCHTALSDIEVEHEEKAGNFWHLRYPVAGEPGRFVVVATTRPETMLGDTAVAVHPEDERYADLVGKTVVLPLMNRQIPVVADEYVDREFGTGVVKITPAHDFNDFEVGRRHNLDVINVLDESGVINAAGHQYEGMDRFAARKKIVEDLEALGLLEKIEDHAMSVGGCYRCKTVVEPYLSLQWYVKVGPLAEEALAAVKNGRTRIVPQQWENTYYDWMENIRDWCISRQIWWGHRIPAWYCDHCGEVTVAKVDPTTCSKCGSDEIRQETDVLDTWFSSALWPFSTMGWPDQTPELKSFYPTSCLVTGFDILFFWVARMMMMGLHFMGEVPFRDVYIHALVRDAQGQKMSKSKGNVIDPLLVIDKYGTDAFRFTLAAFAAQGRDIKLAEERIAGYRNFANKIWNASRFALMNLEGFDPAAVDPAGLELSNADRWILYRLNAAAAETRDALEAYRYNDAATTLYRFTWSEFCDWYIELVKDDLYRGDETRQRTARYVLWLVLEHLLRLLHPFMPFITEEIWQALPKPATVESIMLASYPQPCAEWEGYRGGAEEMELVMEVIRGIRNIRGEMDVAPSREISVILNCASDASLHLLKKNEVYIMSLARVSDLAIGTGLERPADAAVQVAGDVEVAVPLRGLVDVEEEEKRLLKEIGKLDKDIEFLSKKLTNPSFVERAPADVVDKEREKLAEFSQKKDVLLASLDKIRKLK, from the coding sequence ATGGCAGACAAGGAACTTGCAAAGGTCTACGAGCCCAAGGCCGTTGAAGAGGCGTGGTACGCTACGTGGACGGATAAGGGATATTTCCGCGCCGATGCGGTGAGCGATAAGCCCTCCTACAGCATTGTCATCCCCCCGCCCAACGTCACGGGGGCCCTCCATATGGGCCATGCCCTCAACAATACCCTTCAGGACATCCTCTGTCGCTGGAAGCGGATGTGCGGCTACAATGTCCTCTGGATGCCCGGCACCGACCACGCCGGAATCGCCACCCAGAACGTGGTGGAGCGGCAGTTGGCCGCCGAGGGGAAGGATCGCCACGAGCTGGGGCGCGAGGCGTTCATCGAGCGGGTCTGGAAGTGGAAGGCCGAGTCCGGCGGGCAGATTATCGGGCAGCTGAAGCGCCTTGGCGCATCCTGCGACTGGGAGCGGGAGCGGTTCACCATGGACGAGGGCCTTTCCCGGGCGGTGCGCGAAGTCTTTGTCCGTCTCTACGAGGAAGGGCTCATCTATCGCGATAATCGCCTCATCAACTGGTGTCCCCGGTGCCATACGGCGCTCTCGGACATTGAGGTCGAACACGAGGAAAAGGCCGGAAATTTCTGGCATCTCCGCTATCCCGTCGCCGGTGAGCCGGGCCGTTTCGTGGTGGTTGCCACCACCCGCCCCGAAACCATGCTGGGCGATACCGCCGTGGCGGTTCATCCCGAGGATGAGCGCTATGCCGACCTCGTCGGGAAGACCGTCGTTCTGCCGCTGATGAACCGGCAGATTCCGGTGGTGGCCGACGAGTACGTTGACCGGGAGTTCGGCACCGGCGTAGTGAAAATCACCCCTGCCCATGACTTCAACGATTTCGAGGTGGGGCGGCGCCACAATCTGGATGTGATCAATGTCCTCGACGAGTCAGGGGTCATAAACGCCGCCGGCCACCAGTACGAGGGGATGGACCGTTTTGCCGCCCGGAAAAAAATCGTCGAAGACCTGGAGGCCCTTGGGCTACTGGAGAAGATCGAAGACCACGCCATGTCCGTGGGGGGGTGTTACCGCTGCAAGACCGTGGTGGAGCCCTACCTGTCGCTCCAGTGGTACGTCAAGGTGGGGCCCCTGGCGGAAGAGGCCCTGGCCGCGGTGAAGAACGGGCGTACCCGCATCGTTCCCCAGCAGTGGGAAAATACCTACTACGACTGGATGGAAAACATCCGCGACTGGTGCATCTCCCGCCAGATCTGGTGGGGGCACAGAATTCCGGCCTGGTACTGTGACCACTGCGGCGAAGTCACCGTGGCAAAGGTCGATCCCACCACGTGCTCCAAGTGCGGCAGCGATGAAATCCGCCAGGAGACCGACGTGCTCGACACCTGGTTCTCCTCGGCCCTCTGGCCGTTTTCCACCATGGGGTGGCCCGACCAGACCCCGGAGCTGAAATCCTTCTACCCCACCTCATGTCTCGTGACCGGTTTTGACATCCTCTTCTTCTGGGTGGCCCGGATGATGATGATGGGACTCCACTTCATGGGGGAGGTGCCGTTCCGCGACGTTTACATCCATGCCCTGGTCCGCGATGCCCAGGGGCAGAAGATGAGCAAGTCCAAGGGGAACGTCATCGATCCTCTGCTGGTCATCGACAAGTACGGCACCGACGCCTTCCGCTTCACGCTGGCGGCATTTGCGGCCCAGGGGCGCGATATCAAGCTGGCCGAGGAGAGGATCGCCGGTTATCGCAATTTCGCCAACAAGATCTGGAATGCTTCCCGCTTTGCCCTCATGAACCTGGAAGGGTTCGATCCCGCCGCCGTCGATCCGGCAGGGCTCGAGCTTTCCAACGCCGACCGCTGGATTCTCTATCGTCTCAACGCTGCCGCCGCCGAGACGCGGGATGCCCTTGAGGCCTACCGTTACAACGATGCCGCCACCACCCTCTACCGCTTCACCTGGAGCGAGTTCTGCGACTGGTACATCGAACTGGTGAAGGACGACCTCTACCGCGGCGACGAGACGCGGCAACGGACGGCCCGCTATGTCCTCTGGCTCGTGCTGGAGCATCTCCTGCGGCTTCTTCACCCCTTCATGCCATTCATTACCGAAGAGATCTGGCAGGCGCTGCCGAAGCCGGCAACGGTCGAATCGATCATGCTTGCCTCCTATCCGCAGCCGTGTGCCGAGTGGGAAGGGTATCGCGGCGGTGCCGAGGAGATGGAGCTGGTCATGGAGGTTATCCGCGGCATCCGCAATATTCGCGGCGAGATGGACGTAGCGCCTTCGCGGGAAATCTCCGTAATCCTCAACTGTGCGTCGGATGCGAGCCTCCATCTTCTTAAAAAGAACGAAGTCTACATTATGAGCCTGGCCCGTGTGTCGGACCTTGCCATAGGCACTGGGCTGGAGCGGCCGGCCGATGCGGCCGTACAGGTTGCGGGCGACGTGGAAGTCGCCGTGCCGCTTCGGGGGCTCGTGGATGTGGAGGAAGAGGAAAAGCGGCTCCTAAAGGAAATCGGTAAACTGGACAAGGATATCGAGTTCCTGTCAAAAAAACTTACTAATCCTTCCTTCGTGGAGCGCGCTCCCGCCGACGTAGTTGACAAGGAACGGGAGAAGTTGGCCGAGTTCAGTCAGAAAAAGGATGTGTTGCTGGCGAGCCTCGACAAAATACGAAAGTTGAAATAA
- a CDS encoding bifunctional diguanylate cyclase/phosphodiesterase, translated as MANLMRYNDGLVKLDLWIRRLLTMGASDVLNTALCDGACDVVSAETSVYTVIDHPAGVLTFTAASGAWNPMMEGVTVPLRNGSICAALAACRTPLRVDSLSSFCRESCELFQVVEMNTALLVPIFEEGRVAASLTVFRMDEPFDQVDEQLLQQYAHTASAVMRNFRLMVDLGHHAAMLEKQVEECSRAEERIRQMAYYDALTGLPNRRLFNDRLTQSLALAQRQKRHVAVMFLDLDRFKLINDTLGHVVGDRLLMAVAKRIKNCCRREGDTVARQGGDEFIIKLSSITEVKDALKVAHKIIDVFRNPFIIDGHELFITPSIGISIYPNDGRTCDALVKNADVAMYRAKEQGRNSFQLFAPEMNARAFERLSMENDMRRALDRNEFILHYQPKVNVEHGRIASMEALVRWQHPSMGLVPPSRFIPLAEETGLIVPLGEWVLRTACRQNRAWQDAGYPSMQVAVNLSLRQLQQNDLVEMVERALADAGLAPGWLIIEVTESVMMDDAEETIRTFRRLEQMGVRIAIDDFGTGYSSLHYLKKFPVHSLKIDRSFVREIAFNPDDEAIAGAVISMAEGLNLKVVAEGVETVEQMEVLRALNCRYMQGFLFSEPAPAETFIPLLGKEAHSYLNFTKWC; from the coding sequence ATGGCAAATCTGATGCGCTACAATGACGGCCTGGTGAAGCTCGACCTCTGGATCAGAAGACTCTTGACCATGGGAGCTTCCGATGTCCTGAATACCGCCCTCTGTGACGGTGCCTGCGATGTCGTGTCTGCGGAAACCTCCGTTTACACCGTCATTGACCATCCGGCTGGGGTTCTGACCTTCACGGCAGCTTCCGGAGCCTGGAACCCCATGATGGAGGGCGTTACGGTTCCCTTGCGCAACGGCAGCATCTGTGCGGCCCTTGCGGCCTGCCGGACTCCGCTGCGGGTTGACAGCCTCTCTTCCTTCTGCCGTGAAAGCTGTGAGCTCTTCCAGGTGGTTGAAATGAATACGGCCCTGCTGGTGCCGATTTTTGAAGAAGGAAGGGTGGCGGCAAGCCTCACGGTTTTCCGCATGGATGAACCCTTCGACCAGGTTGACGAACAGCTCCTCCAGCAGTACGCCCATACGGCTTCGGCGGTCATGCGCAACTTCCGCCTCATGGTTGATCTCGGCCACCATGCCGCCATGCTTGAGAAGCAGGTGGAAGAGTGCTCACGGGCGGAGGAGCGGATCCGCCAGATGGCCTATTACGATGCCTTGACCGGGCTCCCCAACCGCCGACTCTTCAACGACCGACTGACCCAGTCCCTGGCCCTTGCCCAGCGCCAGAAGCGCCATGTGGCGGTTATGTTTCTTGACTTGGACCGCTTCAAGCTCATTAACGATACCCTCGGCCATGTGGTGGGGGACCGGCTGCTCATGGCGGTTGCCAAACGGATCAAGAACTGCTGCCGCCGCGAGGGTGACACGGTGGCTCGCCAGGGGGGCGATGAGTTCATCATAAAACTCTCGTCGATTACCGAGGTGAAGGATGCTCTCAAGGTTGCCCACAAAATTATCGATGTTTTCAGGAATCCTTTCATCATCGACGGGCACGAGCTGTTCATAACCCCAAGCATCGGGATCAGCATTTACCCCAATGATGGCCGCACGTGTGATGCCCTGGTGAAGAATGCCGATGTGGCCATGTACCGGGCCAAGGAACAGGGGCGCAACAGCTTCCAGCTCTTTGCTCCGGAGATGAATGCCCGCGCTTTCGAGCGCCTCTCCATGGAAAACGACATGAGGAGGGCGCTGGATCGCAATGAATTCATCCTCCATTATCAGCCCAAGGTAAATGTGGAGCATGGCCGGATTGCCAGCATGGAGGCCCTTGTCCGCTGGCAGCATCCGTCCATGGGGCTCGTGCCTCCCTCCCGGTTCATCCCGTTGGCCGAGGAGACGGGTCTCATCGTTCCCCTGGGGGAATGGGTTCTGAGGACCGCCTGCCGCCAGAACCGCGCGTGGCAGGATGCCGGGTACCCCAGCATGCAGGTGGCGGTCAACCTTTCGCTTCGCCAGCTTCAGCAGAACGACCTGGTTGAGATGGTGGAGCGGGCGCTGGCCGATGCCGGTCTTGCCCCCGGTTGGCTCATTATCGAGGTCACCGAGAGTGTCATGATGGATGACGCGGAGGAGACGATCAGGACTTTCCGGCGGTTGGAGCAGATGGGGGTCCGGATCGCCATTGATGATTTCGGCACGGGCTATTCATCGCTCCATTACCTGAAGAAGTTTCCGGTCCACTCCCTGAAGATAGACCGCTCTTTTGTGCGGGAGATTGCCTTCAATCCGGACGATGAGGCCATTGCCGGCGCCGTCATCAGCATGGCCGAGGGGCTCAATTTGAAGGTGGTGGCCGAGGGTGTCGAAACCGTTGAGCAGATGGAGGTGCTCAGGGCCTTGAACTGCCGCTATATGCAGGGATTCCTGTTCAGCGAGCCTGCTCCTGCCGAAACGTTCATCCCGCTGCTGGGCAAAGAGGCGCACTCGTACCTTAACTTCACTAAATGGTGCTGA
- a CDS encoding prepilin peptidase translates to MSPLMLFAIFSFLLGAAVGSFLNVCIYRLPAGESVVSPPSRCPACGAGIRPWHNIPILSWLILRGKCRDCGAPISPRYLFVELLNGLLTLALFLKFGPSPTFLVLFVFCSALVAITFIDLDHQIIPDVISLPGIVIGFACSFVLPWLGWKSSLIGIVAGGGSLLAVAWLYELFTKKEGMGGGDIKLLAMMGAFLGWRAVPFIIFTSSLIGSVIGVALILVQKKDSKLAIPFGPFLAAGAVLYIFFGRAIITWYLTLGAR, encoded by the coding sequence ATGTCACCCCTTATGCTTTTTGCCATATTTTCTTTTCTCCTGGGCGCTGCGGTCGGCTCGTTCCTCAACGTCTGCATCTACCGGCTGCCGGCGGGAGAATCGGTGGTTTCCCCTCCCTCCCGTTGCCCCGCCTGCGGTGCCGGAATTCGCCCGTGGCACAATATTCCGATCCTGAGCTGGCTCATCCTGCGGGGGAAATGCCGCGATTGCGGCGCTCCCATCTCGCCCCGCTATCTTTTCGTTGAACTTCTGAATGGCCTTCTGACCCTGGCCCTGTTCCTTAAGTTCGGGCCGTCCCCCACCTTCCTGGTTCTCTTCGTCTTCTGTTCTGCGCTGGTGGCCATCACCTTCATCGACCTTGACCACCAGATCATCCCGGATGTCATCAGCCTGCCGGGGATCGTGATCGGGTTTGCCTGCTCTTTCGTGCTACCGTGGCTCGGCTGGAAGAGTTCCCTCATAGGGATCGTGGCGGGGGGAGGGAGCCTCCTGGCGGTGGCCTGGCTCTATGAGCTCTTCACAAAGAAGGAAGGGATGGGGGGGGGCGATATCAAGCTCCTGGCCATGATGGGGGCGTTCCTCGGCTGGCGGGCTGTGCCGTTCATAATTTTCACCTCATCCCTCATCGGGTCGGTGATCGGCGTCGCCCTGATCCTTGTTCAGAAGAAAGACAGCAAGCTGGCGATCCCCTTCGGCCCGTTCCTGGCGGCGGGTGCCGTGCTCTATATCTTCTTCGGACGGGCCATCATTACCTGGTACCTGACCCTCGGCGCCCGTTAG
- a CDS encoding sensor histidine kinase, whose translation MKQFRFSLSFLILSSLSFILVLTWILLSLISFKTAENDLLQQKNDKARLLLASFTALAPADLTALESSPAGTLARRLAAESEFVGLTVVGREGARLYVLGKEEPEGGMLAKTLAAGVESFRFPEGRGTLCRYAPIVHGGKIAGAASLELSLRGEKRLLAQSRHLFLAYCVLDFLLLLAAGSLLLSRFIVVPVRKLLLATEKICRGDFGHRATVPGGREIAELAESFNLMVDALRAKQEEAERHVESLERSNRELQKAREETLRSEKLASVGLLAAGTAHEIGTPLTAIMGYAGLLRDELADDAEKSDYLRRIQGDAERIDRIVRDLLDFARPSPGNLEPFDAAALVVATVEMLERQGALKGVACAVRVDDGLPFIEADRNQLQQVIINLLLNARDAMPGGGTLEVNARSGRFSPPVAPEDSPCRVFGRRKDDFNGAFHTPFAMEEDSVPCVLIEVADTGCGIPPESLGRIFDPFFTSKEPGKGTGLGLAISARIVDSFGGRITVSSSVGQGTTFVVWLPLEASSHQG comes from the coding sequence ATGAAGCAGTTTCGCTTCAGCCTCAGCTTCCTCATCCTCTCGTCGCTCTCCTTCATCCTGGTTCTCACCTGGATTCTCCTCAGCCTCATCTCCTTCAAAACTGCCGAGAATGACCTCCTCCAGCAGAAGAACGACAAGGCGCGGCTCCTTCTCGCTTCTTTCACGGCGCTGGCTCCGGCAGATCTCACCGCCCTGGAGTCTTCTCCCGCAGGCACACTGGCACGGCGGCTTGCTGCTGAAAGTGAGTTCGTCGGGCTTACGGTAGTCGGACGTGAAGGGGCGCGGCTCTATGTTCTTGGAAAAGAAGAGCCCGAAGGCGGCATGCTTGCCAAAACTCTCGCTGCCGGAGTCGAATCTTTTCGCTTTCCCGAGGGGAGGGGAACCCTTTGCCGCTATGCTCCCATTGTTCATGGCGGGAAAATTGCCGGGGCTGCAAGCCTCGAACTTTCGCTACGGGGGGAGAAGAGGCTCCTTGCCCAGTCGCGGCATCTTTTCCTGGCTTACTGTGTCCTCGATTTCCTCCTTCTGCTGGCGGCCGGGTCACTGCTTCTCTCCCGTTTCATCGTAGTGCCGGTGCGTAAACTCCTTCTCGCCACCGAGAAGATCTGCCGGGGCGACTTTGGTCACCGGGCTACGGTGCCGGGGGGGCGAGAGATCGCGGAGCTGGCCGAATCGTTCAATCTCATGGTTGATGCCCTGCGCGCCAAGCAGGAAGAGGCAGAGCGTCACGTGGAATCGCTGGAGCGATCGAACCGTGAACTCCAGAAGGCGCGGGAAGAGACCCTCCGTTCCGAAAAGCTGGCCTCGGTTGGGCTTCTGGCGGCGGGGACGGCCCATGAAATCGGCACGCCGCTGACGGCAATCATGGGGTATGCTGGACTTCTGCGCGACGAGCTGGCCGATGATGCCGAGAAGTCGGATTACCTGCGCCGCATCCAGGGCGATGCGGAGCGGATTGACAGAATTGTGCGCGATCTCCTCGATTTTGCCCGGCCGTCCCCTGGGAACCTGGAACCCTTCGATGCCGCCGCTCTCGTCGTGGCTACGGTAGAGATGCTTGAGCGGCAGGGTGCCTTGAAAGGCGTAGCCTGCGCCGTTCGGGTCGATGATGGGCTTCCTTTCATAGAGGCGGACAGGAACCAGCTCCAGCAGGTGATTATAAACCTCCTCCTCAATGCGCGCGATGCCATGCCCGGCGGCGGCACGCTCGAGGTGAACGCCCGCTCCGGCAGATTTTCTCCCCCGGTTGCGCCTGAAGATTCCCCCTGCCGTGTCTTTGGCCGCCGCAAAGATGATTTCAACGGGGCGTTCCATACTCCCTTTGCCATGGAAGAGGATTCGGTCCCCTGTGTCCTCATAGAGGTTGCAGACACCGGTTGCGGCATACCGCCGGAGAGTCTCGGCCGGATATTCGATCCATTTTTCACTTCAAAAGAGCCCGGCAAGGGGACCGGCCTCGGTCTTGCCATATCGGCCCGTATTGTTGATTCATTCGGCGGGAGGATTACGGTCTCCAGCTCGGTCGGGCAGGGGACGACGTTTGTGGTCTGGCTGCCGCTGGAAGCCTCCAGCCATCAAGGGTAA
- a CDS encoding sigma-54-dependent transcriptional regulator — MKTRVLVIDDEENLRHMLRTMLRKNGYEVDEAPDGEAGFVLAAEGDYDFVFCDIRMPVLDGIGFLRKAREADFSATIIMMSAYGTIDTAIECMKNGAYDYVSKPFKNDEILLVLKKAEERERLKRENLRLRQSMEREYSFGAIVSRNARMREIFDLVRKVCDVKVSVLILGESGTGKELVARAIHHNGSRRGGPFVAVNCGAIPENLLESELFGHVRGAFTDAASDRAGLFEEAHGGTLFLDEIGEMPAPLQVKLLRVLQEGEVRRLGATRTTKVDVRVVSATSRDLERDVAEGRFREDLFFRLNVFSITLPPLRERLEDIPLLVDHFSRKHSEAIGKSGCRVSPEAMRLLAGYGWPGNVRELENCIERALILCDGEVLGPESLPESMRGGGIAGGEEEQSLSIKKAEERLERELIRRALDKTGGNRTHAARLLELSHRALLYKLKEYEME, encoded by the coding sequence ATGAAAACGCGCGTGTTGGTTATCGATGATGAGGAAAATCTGCGGCACATGCTGCGGACGATGTTGCGTAAAAACGGTTACGAAGTCGATGAGGCTCCGGACGGTGAGGCCGGGTTTGTCCTTGCTGCGGAGGGAGATTACGACTTTGTTTTCTGCGATATCCGCATGCCGGTTCTGGACGGCATCGGATTTCTCCGCAAGGCAAGGGAGGCGGATTTTTCCGCCACCATCATCATGATGTCGGCCTACGGTACTATCGATACGGCCATAGAGTGCATGAAAAATGGCGCCTACGACTATGTTTCCAAACCCTTCAAGAACGACGAAATACTGCTCGTGCTCAAAAAAGCCGAGGAGCGGGAGCGGCTCAAAAGAGAGAATCTCCGCCTGCGGCAATCGATGGAGCGAGAGTACTCCTTTGGCGCCATTGTGAGCCGCAATGCCCGGATGCGGGAGATATTCGACCTTGTCCGCAAGGTCTGCGACGTGAAAGTCTCCGTACTAATACTCGGTGAATCTGGAACCGGCAAGGAACTGGTGGCACGGGCCATCCACCACAACGGCAGCCGGCGAGGGGGGCCCTTCGTTGCGGTCAACTGCGGCGCCATTCCGGAAAATCTACTGGAATCCGAGCTCTTCGGCCACGTGCGTGGCGCTTTCACGGATGCCGCCTCGGACCGGGCCGGGCTCTTCGAGGAGGCCCACGGAGGAACCCTCTTCCTTGACGAGATCGGTGAGATGCCCGCCCCGCTCCAGGTCAAGCTCCTGCGGGTTCTCCAGGAGGGGGAGGTGCGGCGGCTCGGCGCCACAAGGACCACGAAGGTTGATGTGCGGGTCGTATCCGCCACCTCGCGGGATCTGGAACGGGATGTGGCCGAGGGACGTTTTCGCGAGGACCTTTTTTTCCGCCTCAACGTATTCAGCATTACCCTGCCGCCGTTGCGGGAGCGGCTGGAGGATATCCCGCTCCTTGTGGACCATTTTTCCCGGAAGCACTCCGAAGCCATCGGCAAATCGGGGTGCCGGGTTTCTCCAGAAGCGATGCGCCTTCTGGCGGGGTATGGCTGGCCCGGCAACGTTCGGGAATTGGAGAACTGCATTGAGAGGGCACTTATCCTGTGCGATGGCGAGGTTCTCGGGCCGGAATCCCTTCCGGAGTCGATGCGGGGCGGTGGGATTGCCGGGGGCGAGGAAGAACAATCCCTCTCCATCAAAAAGGCGGAAGAGCGGCTCGAACGGGAGCTCATCCGCCGCGCGCTGGATAAAACCGGCGGCAACCGGACCCATGCGGCCCGCCTCCTGGAGCTCAGCCACAGGGCACTGCTTTACAAGCTGAAGGAGTATGAAATGGAATAA
- a CDS encoding pilus assembly FimT family protein has protein sequence MRRMPVSCPGRAEGFTLLELLLVIAIISVMSAFAVPAFSSLYGDICLKRAVLDMKTLFKDAKLLSIQGKSCAILFDPAKGRATLYSGRGPDGKWDTGDETLVSELDLSEMGGGLSFGYGARGPVRRPAEDGISFDDNRFVSDEGIVGAAGSVYIQSASSGGAAALVFNSKDFSCSIHKWDGKDWIEM, from the coding sequence ATGCGTCGGATGCCAGTTTCATGTCCGGGAAGGGCAGAGGGGTTCACCCTTCTCGAGCTCCTCCTGGTCATTGCCATCATCAGCGTCATGAGCGCCTTTGCGGTGCCGGCCTTCAGCAGCCTCTACGGGGATATTTGCCTCAAGAGGGCAGTGCTCGACATGAAGACACTGTTCAAGGACGCGAAGCTGTTGAGCATACAGGGCAAGTCGTGCGCCATTTTATTCGATCCCGCGAAGGGGCGGGCAACCCTCTATTCCGGCAGGGGCCCCGACGGCAAGTGGGATACGGGAGATGAAACCCTTGTCAGCGAGCTTGACCTTTCAGAAATGGGGGGAGGCCTCAGTTTCGGCTACGGAGCAAGGGGGCCGGTTCGGAGACCAGCGGAGGATGGCATATCGTTCGACGATAATCGGTTCGTCAGCGATGAAGGAATTGTAGGTGCAGCGGGAAGTGTGTACATCCAGTCGGCTTCCTCGGGGGGAGCGGCCGCACTTGTCTTCAATTCAAAAGATTTCAGCTGTTCCATTCACAAATGGGACGGCAAGGACTGGATTGAGATGTGA
- a CDS encoding GspH/FimT family pseudopilin, which yields MFLKADNKRGFTLIELIISIAILGVLAAIGTLMFLQQLPLYRLRDATRMLFSDIQSTRIYALRNGAACTLEQFPANSNSYRILQNGTVIKTVDLSGFKGVAFGSLDTTAPAPDSGTFTDNRLVIQAGGIASTGSFYLKNNRSPADGRRIAVSASGRPVITAWDSATSTYK from the coding sequence ATGTTTCTTAAAGCAGACAACAAGCGGGGATTCACCCTCATCGAGCTGATTATCTCCATTGCGATTCTCGGCGTCCTTGCGGCGATAGGGACACTCATGTTTTTGCAGCAGCTGCCCCTGTACCGGCTCAGGGACGCAACACGCATGCTGTTCAGCGATATCCAGAGTACCCGCATCTATGCGCTGCGAAATGGTGCCGCGTGCACACTGGAGCAGTTTCCGGCCAATTCCAACAGCTACCGGATCCTCCAGAACGGCACGGTTATCAAAACCGTTGACCTGAGCGGTTTCAAAGGGGTTGCCTTTGGCAGCCTCGATACGACGGCGCCGGCTCCCGATTCAGGTACTTTTACCGATAACAGGCTGGTTATTCAGGCCGGCGGCATCGCATCGACCGGGAGTTTCTATCTTAAAAACAACAGGTCCCCCGCGGACGGCAGGAGGATTGCGGTAAGCGCCTCCGGCAGGCCGGTTATTACCGCCTGGGACAGTGCAACCTCCACCTACAAGTGA
- a CDS encoding type IV pilus modification PilV family protein, whose protein sequence is MKAVAENASCLRNNGGFSLVEALVAIAILSVVMLGTATMLFTGLAGSSGSNNRYLATTTAQSRIEILMNAPFASLVSQLTPITTTSSGVNYNTKWRVTNPTANLAFINMSTTWTDKYGYHGMNFSIVRSR, encoded by the coding sequence ATGAAGGCAGTTGCGGAAAATGCGTCGTGCCTGCGGAACAATGGCGGTTTCTCGCTTGTTGAGGCTCTGGTCGCCATAGCCATACTTTCCGTCGTCATGCTGGGAACTGCTACCATGCTGTTCACGGGATTGGCGGGGAGTTCGGGAAGCAACAACCGGTATCTTGCCACCACTACGGCCCAATCCCGCATCGAAATTCTTATGAATGCCCCCTTTGCCAGCCTGGTGAGCCAGTTGACACCCATCACGACCACCTCCAGCGGCGTCAACTACAATACAAAGTGGCGAGTCACCAACCCCACCGCCAACCTGGCCTTTATCAATATGTCCACCACCTGGACCGACAAGTACGGCTATCACGGCATGAACTTTTCGATCGTCAGGTCCCGGTGA
- a CDS encoding PilW family protein, with amino-acid sequence MSQSSLYTSRGFTLVELLVSMFVAALVIMAASTTFIVQNKLAAVQSATSDVQISGQMVVDLLERDIRMAGYGVDKSTGLVAQGNAPSSDATRSLGTDAVQVRYSTAMSSGITRGSRAYDYYISKDPANPGLMRQNLLAGGAAEPIASNVEDMQVSGIYADDGTAADLGSINPTRPVRVTLQVLLKSQARDLNYTAAPPTIGDNTTSRPADGYRRRVYSVTVSPRNFGL; translated from the coding sequence ATGAGTCAGTCGTCTCTCTATACTTCCCGGGGATTTACCCTGGTTGAGCTCCTTGTCTCCATGTTTGTTGCCGCGCTGGTGATTATGGCCGCTTCGACCACTTTTATCGTCCAGAATAAGCTGGCCGCAGTCCAGTCTGCTACCAGCGATGTGCAGATCAGCGGCCAGATGGTCGTGGATCTGCTGGAACGTGACATTCGGATGGCGGGTTATGGCGTCGATAAGTCCACTGGGCTGGTGGCCCAGGGTAATGCCCCATCCTCCGACGCCACCAGGAGTTTGGGGACCGATGCGGTGCAGGTCCGCTATTCCACGGCCATGTCTTCCGGCATAACCAGAGGGTCGCGGGCTTATGACTACTATATAAGTAAAGACCCCGCCAATCCGGGGCTCATGAGGCAAAATCTTCTTGCGGGCGGGGCTGCCGAACCCATTGCGTCCAATGTGGAAGATATGCAAGTCTCTGGAATTTATGCCGATGACGGCACTGCGGCGGATTTGGGAAGCATCAACCCGACTCGCCCGGTGAGAGTGACATTGCAAGTGCTCTTAAAGTCGCAGGCACGGGACCTGAATTACACTGCAGCGCCACCTACAATCGGCGACAATACCACTTCCCGCCCCGCCGACGGCTATCGGCGGCGCGTCTATTCGGTGACCGTAAGCCCCAGGAATTTCGGGCTCTGA